The Phycisphaerae bacterium genome has a segment encoding these proteins:
- a CDS encoding YbjQ family protein: protein MLVVNTENVPGFTIREVKGLVQGNTVRAKHIGRDIVAGLKNLVGGELTGYTELLTEARRQAMERMLAQAQQLGANAVVNVRFATAAVTQGAAELYCYGTAVVIQ, encoded by the coding sequence ATGCTCGTGGTCAATACCGAAAACGTTCCGGGGTTCACCATTCGCGAAGTCAAGGGGCTGGTGCAAGGCAACACGGTTCGTGCCAAACACATCGGTCGGGACATCGTTGCCGGGTTGAAAAACCTCGTCGGGGGTGAGCTCACCGGCTACACCGAGCTGCTCACGGAAGCCCGCCGGCAGGCCATGGAGCGAATGCTCGCCCAGGCCCAGCAGTTGGGCGCCAACGCCGTCGTCAACGTGCGGTTCGCCACCGCCGCTGTGACCCAGGGTGCGGCCGAACTGTACTGCTACGGCACGGCCGTGGTGATTCAATAG